One window of the Marmota flaviventris isolate mMarFla1 chromosome 2, mMarFla1.hap1, whole genome shotgun sequence genome contains the following:
- the LOC114107058 gene encoding antileukoproteinase-like, giving the protein MKSSSLLPLVVLLALGTLAPLAVEGSGNESLKAGACPARPQVRCFRYEEPECRSDWQCPEKKRCCLDYCGIKCLDPVAIPRPVKRKPGKCPVVKGQCMMLNPPNHCETDSQCDGDFKCCLGMCGKLCIPPVRA; this is encoded by the exons ATGAAGTCCAGCAGCCTCTTGCCACTCGTGGTGCTTCTTGCTCTGGGAACTCTGGCTCCTTTGGCTGTGGAAGGTTCTGGAAATG AATCTCTGAAAGCCGGAGCCTGTCCTGCTAGACCACAAGTCCGGTGCTTCCGATACGAGGAACCTGAGTGCCGGAGTGACTGGCAGTGTCCGGAGAAGAAGAGATGTTGCCTTGATTATTGTGGCATCAAATGCTTAGATCCTGTTGCCATCCCCAGACCAG TGAAGAGGAAGCCTGGGAAGTGCCCAGTGGTCAAGGGTCAGTGTATGATGCTTAACCCCCCCAACCACTGTGAGACGGACAGCCAGTGTGACGGGGACTTCAAGTGCTGCCTCGGCATGTGCGGGAAGCTCTGCATTCCCCCCGTGAGAG CTTGA